The Thermococcus sp. 4557 genomic sequence CGCCTGAGCCTCCTGGGCGGGTAAGCGGTCGTAGGCCGAGAAGAGCACTGTGTAGTAGAGGAGCGGATTTATTAGGCCGAGGTATGCCGAGCGGAGGTTTTCCCTTCTGGGGCTGAACTCCTGGGCGTAGAGGATTCCGAAGAGGACGAGCGAGGTTAGGGAGGCGTAGAACAGAAGCTGAAGAGGGCTCATGTAGCGGAGCGAGAGCTTGAAGGCACTCGCGACGGTTGACCACAGGAGAACTGCACCGATAGCGTGCTTGCGGGGCATGACTCCAACTCATTTTTTGGGAATATAAATTCAGCGATTTTGGCTCTCCGAATAAAATTTGGTTCTGCCCCCGTTACCGGGTAACGCCCCCATTACCTAAAAGGTTTTTGGAGAAAAGAAGAGGAAGGATCACTCCTCCCTGAAGGCTCCGTACTTCTTGGGGTCGTAGAAGGGCGGAGCAACGGTCACGGCCTTCTTGGGCTTGCCCCTTATCTCTATCTCCAGCTCGACGCCTGGCTTGGCATACTCCTCCTTAACGAAGGCTATTCCGATGCCGATTCCGAGGAGCGGGGAGCTGGTTCCGCTGGTGACCTCTCCTATGAGCTCACCGTCCGCGTAGACCTTGTAGCCCTCCCTCGGGATGCCCTTGTCGACCATCTTGAAGTGCACCATCTTCCTGCCGAGACCGCGCTCCCTCTGCTTGAGGAGTGCCTCCTTGCCGATGAACTCCTTGTCCCAGAAGATGGCGAAGTCGAGGTTGGCCTGGAGCGGGGTAACCTCGTCGATGTCGGTGCTGAGGAGCTGGAGCTCCTTGGTCTCGTTGCCGTAGAGCGTGTAGCCCGCCTCAAGCCTGAGGGTGTCCCTCGCTCCGAGTCCGGCCGGCTTTATGCCGTACTTCTCGCCGGCCTCGAGGATTCTCTCCCAGACGTGGAGGGCCTTCTCCGGCTCTCCGCGCTTGCTCTCGTCCGGGTGGTACGGGTTGGCGTCCTCAAAGTAGACCTCCCAGCCGTTCTCGCCGGTGTAGCCGCTCCTCGAGAGGAGCATCTTGATTCCGTCGAGTTCAACCTCCTTGGCCTGGAACCACCAGAGCTCGTTGATGTCGATGCCGAAGAGGTCCTTGGCAAGGTCCCTGGCCTTTGGACCCTGGATTGAGAACATGACCATATCGTAGGTCTTGTTTTCAATTTCGAGGTCGAGCTCACCGAACTTCTCGATTCCGCGCTTTATCGCGTTGAACCAGGCCTCGAGCTTCTCGAAGGCATCTGAATCGCAGACCATCATGTAGGTGTCGTTCCCCATGTTGAAGACCAGCGTCTCGTCCTTAACAGCTCCCCTCTCGTTGAGGACGAGGGTGTAGGTTCCGCTTATGGCGGGGGGCTTGCTTATGTCGTTGGTGGTCACGTACTGGAGGAACTCGAGGGCGTCCTTACCGCGGAAGATGAACTCGCCCATGTGGGAGACGTCGAAGATTGCGACGCCGTTTCTAACAGCCAGGTGCTCCTCCTTTATGCTGGAGTACCAGATTGGCATCTCCCAGCCCGCGAACTCCTCAACCTTCTTGGCGTGCTCCTTATGCCAGTCGAAAATGTGGACCCTCTTGACCATAGCTATCACCGTTCAAACTTCAATCGGGGCGTTATAACCCTTTCCAATACATGGGCAACGATAATAAACATCGACGTACAAATTAATACTGAGGTGTTCGAGATGTTTGAGAAGGTGTTGTACCCGACCGACTTTTCGGACGTGTCCATACACGCCCTGCGCACCTGCATCCCCAAGCTCATCCCCATGGGTGTTAGGGAGCTCTACCTCATCCACGTCGTCGATATCACCATAGCCGAGTTCGAGGCCTTTGAACTCGAGGACGTGTATCGCGAGAGGCTGGAGGGGCTGGCTGAGGGGCTCAGAGCGGACGGTGTGAAGGTTGA encodes the following:
- the gcvT gene encoding glycine cleavage system aminomethyltransferase GcvT, with the translated sequence MVKRVHIFDWHKEHAKKVEEFAGWEMPIWYSSIKEEHLAVRNGVAIFDVSHMGEFIFRGKDALEFLQYVTTNDISKPPAISGTYTLVLNERGAVKDETLVFNMGNDTYMMVCDSDAFEKLEAWFNAIKRGIEKFGELDLEIENKTYDMVMFSIQGPKARDLAKDLFGIDINELWWFQAKEVELDGIKMLLSRSGYTGENGWEVYFEDANPYHPDESKRGEPEKALHVWERILEAGEKYGIKPAGLGARDTLRLEAGYTLYGNETKELQLLSTDIDEVTPLQANLDFAIFWDKEFIGKEALLKQRERGLGRKMVHFKMVDKGIPREGYKVYADGELIGEVTSGTSSPLLGIGIGIAFVKEEYAKPGVELEIEIRGKPKKAVTVAPPFYDPKKYGAFREE